A single window of Syntrophus aciditrophicus SB DNA harbors:
- a CDS encoding SpoIID/LytB domain-containing protein: MIHQEPHLRVGIMERKTEISGRLNGNFHTPQHPAHSFSGSFSVRARGDEIFLTASKGGETAARHSLNLLSGEQASFSLQDVTIGVSFHWERQETQTFSGNLRLLSDGRGRLTVINDIALEDYLTSVISSEMSATAPMALLEAHAIISRSWLVAMLERGQSPFPASSPSRSENEHIVWYGREEHRNFDVCADDHCQRYQGLTRMIPQRTAAAVNATRGVFLVYGNAVCDARYYKCCGGRTETFENTWEDTPHPYLSSIADSTVAHPPVLDEASAQRWLLSSPEAFCNTRDEKLLRQILPSFDQETKDFFRWQVAYDQEELGKILLMKSGIDFGLVQDLIPLERGPSGRIVRLKIVGTKTSVVVGKELEIRRWLSRTHLYSSAFVVEAQRDPSGQDCRFVLHGGGWGHGVGLCQIGAAVMASQGIPAEAILRHYFRGASLKKLY, from the coding sequence ATGATTCATCAGGAACCTCACCTTCGTGTCGGCATCATGGAACGGAAAACGGAAATTTCCGGCCGTCTGAACGGGAATTTTCATACCCCGCAGCATCCCGCTCACTCTTTTTCCGGGAGTTTCTCGGTCCGCGCCCGGGGAGATGAAATCTTCCTCACCGCCTCCAAGGGCGGCGAAACCGCCGCCCGTCACTCTCTGAACCTTCTTTCCGGGGAACAGGCCAGTTTCTCGCTTCAGGACGTCACCATTGGCGTTTCGTTTCATTGGGAACGGCAGGAAACCCAGACCTTTTCCGGAAATCTTCGACTTCTGTCCGATGGCAGGGGCAGGCTCACGGTCATCAACGACATTGCCCTGGAGGATTACCTCACCAGCGTCATCTCTTCCGAGATGAGCGCCACGGCCCCCATGGCCCTGCTGGAGGCCCACGCAATCATCTCCCGGAGCTGGCTTGTCGCCATGCTGGAACGGGGGCAGTCCCCTTTCCCGGCCTCATCCCCTTCCCGCTCCGAAAACGAACACATTGTCTGGTACGGGCGGGAGGAACACCGCAACTTCGATGTCTGCGCCGACGACCATTGCCAGCGCTATCAGGGACTGACCCGCATGATCCCGCAACGCACCGCAGCCGCCGTCAACGCCACGCGGGGGGTGTTTCTCGTTTACGGGAATGCCGTCTGCGACGCGCGCTATTACAAATGCTGCGGCGGGCGGACGGAAACCTTCGAAAATACATGGGAAGACACGCCACATCCTTACCTGTCCAGCATCGCCGACTCCACCGTCGCCCATCCCCCCGTTCTCGACGAAGCGTCGGCGCAGCGCTGGCTCCTGTCTTCCCCCGAAGCCTTCTGCAACACCCGGGACGAGAAGCTCCTCCGCCAGATCCTCCCCTCCTTCGATCAGGAAACAAAGGACTTCTTCCGCTGGCAGGTCGCCTACGATCAGGAAGAACTGGGGAAAATCCTGCTGATGAAATCCGGGATCGACTTCGGCCTCGTTCAGGACCTGATTCCCCTGGAACGGGGACCTTCGGGAAGGATCGTCCGCCTCAAAATCGTGGGGACGAAAACGTCCGTGGTGGTGGGCAAGGAGCTGGAAATCCGCCGATGGCTTTCCCGCACTCATCTTTACAGCAGCGCCTTTGTGGTGGAGGCCCAGCGGGACCCCTCCGGCCAGGATTGCCGGTTCGTCCTTCACGGCGGCGGCTGGGGGCACGGCGTCGGCCTCTGCCAGATCGGGGCGGCGGTCATGGCGTCGCAAGGAATCCCGGCGGAAGCCATTCTCAGGCACTATTTCCGCGGCGCATCCCTGAAAAAGCTTTACTGA
- a CDS encoding nucleotidyltransferase family protein, which produces MMEIENEPEEIRKINEMKPPNTPFVKTAFVLGAGLGTRLRPLTETCPKPLLQVRGRPLITYALDHLRSVGIRRFIINTHHCANRYEEAFPDRQWRGIPIIFRYEPILLDTGGGLKNIEDLLIEDDRVLVYNGDILTDFPLERLIAAHRTQGKEVTLALRSSGEPANVCINDREEVCDMRFLLGNPGHRRCLFTGIYLVEKTFLRRLKPSDPVSVVPVLIDMLREQPGSVGSVILDEGIWYDIGSLEAYEEINRAAFRTGT; this is translated from the coding sequence ATGATGGAAATAGAAAATGAACCGGAAGAAATCAGGAAAATCAACGAAATGAAGCCTCCGAACACCCCTTTTGTGAAAACCGCCTTCGTCCTGGGAGCGGGGCTGGGAACCCGCCTGCGGCCGCTGACGGAAACATGCCCCAAGCCCCTGCTGCAGGTCCGGGGCCGTCCGCTGATCACCTACGCCCTGGATCATCTGCGGTCTGTGGGCATCCGGCGATTCATCATCAACACCCATCACTGCGCGAACCGCTACGAAGAAGCTTTCCCCGACAGGCAGTGGCGGGGAATCCCCATCATTTTCCGCTATGAACCGATCCTCCTCGATACCGGCGGCGGGCTGAAAAATATCGAAGACCTCCTGATTGAAGATGACCGGGTACTGGTATACAATGGCGACATCCTGACGGATTTCCCCCTGGAACGGCTCATCGCGGCCCACAGGACTCAGGGTAAGGAGGTCACCCTGGCCCTGCGCAGTTCCGGGGAACCGGCCAATGTCTGCATCAACGACCGGGAAGAGGTCTGCGACATGCGCTTTCTGCTGGGCAATCCCGGTCACCGGCGCTGTCTTTTCACAGGAATCTATCTGGTGGAAAAGACCTTTCTCCGGCGACTGAAACCCAGCGATCCGGTGTCAGTCGTGCCGGTTCTGATCGACATGCTGCGCGAACAGCCTGGCTCCGTGGGCAGCGTGATTCTCGATGAAGGCATCTGGTACGACATCGGCTCCCTGGAGGCTTATGAAGAGATAAACCGCGCAGCGTTCCGGACCGGAACTTAA
- a CDS encoding epoxyqueuosine reductase, translating to MSQKDEYLKDEVIRFCRERDAELVGFAPVERWDEAGEVPPEFRPRALWPFARTVIVMGMPMLLPIVETTPSVLHKEMYTIVNRKLDTLAFDLARFLNGKGYASSFFGRDTYASLKALRNAPYAAFSHVMAAKYAGLGTIGVSHCLLTKAFGPRVRFVSVFTSADLPGDPPLADELCIKCAACVKCCPKQALVMHRDQVMGYYDKLACLEMHEELVRRRSYPCGICTKVCPVGEDRLLYSEKGIQKKYLREAEALAADPDDPAYASWTHIRKWGNIRDVPDDRKKE from the coding sequence ATGTCTCAGAAAGATGAGTATCTTAAAGACGAAGTGATCCGCTTCTGCCGGGAGCGGGACGCAGAGCTCGTGGGGTTCGCCCCTGTGGAGCGCTGGGATGAGGCGGGAGAGGTGCCGCCTGAATTTCGTCCACGGGCGCTATGGCCGTTCGCCCGCACCGTGATCGTCATGGGAATGCCCATGCTGCTGCCGATCGTGGAGACTACGCCGTCGGTGCTTCACAAGGAAATGTACACGATCGTAAATCGCAAACTCGATACGCTTGCCTTCGATCTGGCCCGTTTTCTCAACGGGAAAGGTTACGCCTCTTCCTTTTTCGGTCGCGACACGTACGCCAGCCTCAAAGCGCTGCGGAATGCCCCTTATGCGGCCTTCAGCCATGTCATGGCAGCGAAGTACGCAGGTCTGGGAACGATCGGCGTCAGCCACTGCCTGCTGACGAAGGCCTTCGGCCCGCGGGTTCGTTTCGTCTCGGTCTTCACCAGCGCGGATCTGCCCGGTGATCCCCCGCTGGCGGATGAACTCTGCATCAAGTGCGCGGCCTGCGTCAAATGCTGCCCGAAGCAGGCCCTGGTTATGCACCGGGATCAGGTAATGGGGTATTATGATAAACTGGCCTGCCTCGAAATGCACGAGGAACTGGTCAGACGGCGGTCCTATCCCTGTGGAATCTGCACGAAGGTCTGCCCGGTAGGCGAAGACCGCCTCCTGTACAGTGAAAAAGGCATACAGAAAAAGTATCTGCGGGAAGCGGAGGCGTTGGCGGCTGATCCCGATGATCCCGCCTACGCTTCGTGGACTCATATTCGCAAATGGGGAAATATCCGGGATGTTCCTGACGACAGGAAAAAAGAATAA
- a CDS encoding ATP-dependent nuclease — MQISRLIIKNFRGIQNASIILSKHSVLIGDNNTGKTTILEAIDLALGPDRLNRVPPVDVHDFYQGKYISDASADEVPTSTKAEQGVKAEGAVDAVANNADVQVDGDVTAEAPQIEIEVTVADLTEEQKGRFGDYTEFWDTATDTFYDQPNPAGVDAVSISEALRVSFIGWYDPEEDDFKGKTYFTRSLSEGDNPVVFSKKDKQICGFLYLRSLRTGSRALSLERGSLLDIILRLKEVRPQMWEYTISKLDSYSVASDPELGISGVLESINAALQKYVPKEWGIEPHLKVSNLTREHLRKVITAFIATGEGRHAAPFYRQGTGTINMLVLAMLSQIAEDKQNVIFAMEEPETAIPPYAQKRIVHEIRTLASQTIFTSHSPYVLEEFTLEETVVLARDAQGALRRSAITLPDSVKLKRYRQEFRTRFCEGLLTRRILVAEGATEAASFPVVCRRLAELKPATYSSLEALGICTIDAGGETNISDLAKLYRDLGKRTLAICDKQTDEEKALIEAQVDTLFMHDEKGFEDLVLKNTTEDALKRFTKLIVWPQHLQQKYPDPEAQAQAALSDYFCGKKADWGVSDFLAQCTEDEIPEWLRDTCLSLKAICEPVHVGDADGGALNAPEAPDSEQGVDVDATN; from the coding sequence ATGCAGATCTCACGTCTCATAATAAAGAACTTCCGTGGTATTCAGAATGCGAGCATTATCCTATCAAAGCACTCTGTATTAATCGGCGACAATAACACAGGCAAAACCACAATACTTGAAGCCATTGACCTGGCGCTCGGGCCGGACCGTCTAAACCGAGTGCCCCCGGTTGACGTGCATGACTTCTATCAGGGCAAATACATCTCTGACGCATCTGCTGATGAGGTGCCTACGAGTACTAAAGCTGAACAAGGCGTTAAAGCTGAGGGTGCCGTTGATGCAGTAGCTAATAATGCAGATGTCCAGGTTGATGGTGATGTTACCGCTGAAGCACCGCAGATTGAGATCGAGGTTACCGTTGCAGACTTGACCGAAGAGCAGAAGGGTAGGTTCGGCGATTACACCGAGTTCTGGGATACGGCGACCGACACCTTCTATGACCAGCCCAATCCCGCCGGCGTTGATGCTGTCTCGATCAGTGAAGCGCTACGGGTGAGTTTCATCGGCTGGTACGACCCGGAAGAAGATGACTTCAAGGGGAAGACCTACTTCACCCGCAGTCTCTCCGAAGGTGACAACCCTGTGGTGTTCTCCAAGAAGGACAAGCAGATTTGTGGTTTCCTATATCTTCGCTCCCTACGTACGGGTTCACGCGCGCTTAGCTTGGAGCGAGGCAGCCTGCTCGACATCATTCTGCGCCTGAAAGAGGTCAGGCCACAGATGTGGGAGTACACGATAAGCAAATTGGATTCGTACTCGGTTGCGAGTGACCCGGAATTGGGCATTTCCGGCGTGCTGGAAAGCATCAACGCGGCGCTCCAAAAATATGTACCGAAAGAATGGGGGATCGAACCCCATCTAAAGGTGTCGAACCTGACCCGCGAGCATTTGCGGAAGGTAATTACCGCTTTTATCGCCACAGGCGAGGGCCGCCACGCTGCGCCGTTCTATCGGCAGGGTACTGGGACAATAAACATGCTCGTACTGGCGATGCTATCTCAAATCGCCGAAGACAAGCAAAACGTAATCTTCGCAATGGAAGAACCGGAAACGGCCATTCCACCCTATGCGCAAAAGCGGATTGTGCACGAAATCCGCACGCTCGCTTCGCAGACCATTTTCACCTCGCACTCGCCTTACGTGCTTGAGGAGTTCACATTGGAGGAGACTGTTGTCCTCGCTCGGGACGCGCAAGGCGCGCTTCGTCGGTCCGCGATCACCCTGCCTGATAGTGTGAAACTAAAGCGCTATCGACAGGAGTTTCGTACCCGTTTCTGTGAAGGTCTGCTGACCCGCCGCATCTTGGTCGCCGAAGGGGCGACGGAAGCTGCGTCATTTCCAGTTGTGTGTCGGCGTTTGGCGGAGTTGAAGCCTGCCACGTATTCCTCCTTGGAAGCGTTGGGTATCTGCACAATCGATGCCGGTGGGGAGACGAACATCTCCGATTTGGCCAAACTTTATCGTGACCTTGGCAAGCGGACTCTTGCCATCTGTGATAAGCAGACTGATGAGGAAAAGGCACTGATTGAAGCACAGGTTGATACTCTATTCATGCACGACGAAAAGGGTTTCGAAGACCTCGTCCTCAAAAACACCACCGAAGACGCCTTGAAGCGCTTTACCAAATTGATCGTCTGGCCCCAACACCTTCAGCAGAAATACCCAGACCCTGAAGCCCAAGCGCAGGCTGCGTTGAGCGACTATTTCTGTGGAAAAAAGGCCGATTGGGGCGTATCTGATTTCCTCGCGCAGTGCACTGAGGACGAAATACCAGAATGGCTACGGGACACCTGCTTATCCTTGAAAGCAATTTGCGAACCTGTCCACGTTGGTGATGCCGACGGCGGCGCGCTCAACGCACCCGAAGCTCCAGATTCTGAACAGGGAGTAGACGTGGATGCAACTAACTGA
- a CDS encoding AmpG family muropeptide MFS transporter, whose amino-acid sequence MNLADRARPDRRNPWVWVPTLYMAEGIPYILVTTVSVILYKNLGISNTDIALYTSWLYLPWVIKPLWSPLVDMIRTKRLWIVLMQLLVGGALACVALTIPASDFFRYTLAFFWILAFSSATHDIAADGFYMLGLEQYQQAAFVGVRTIFYRIAVIAAKGILVVFAGHLQSSGFSVTTAWSVSFFLGAAIFLAFALYHAFVLPWPSSDAPAPRATASPRAMADVLDIFALFFRKKEIIVIIAFFLFYRFAEAQLIKMVAPFLLDPRTQGGLGLTTGEVGVVYGTVGAIALMLGGLLGGYAISRQGLKFWLWPMVVIMHLPVLVFVYLSLAQPENRLIINAAVAVEQFGYGFGFTAYSLYMIMVSEGPYKTVHYALGTGIMALGMMIPGMTSGWLQERLGYPAFFLWISLSTIPGFIVAALVKIDPNYGRKA is encoded by the coding sequence ATGAACCTCGCTGACCGTGCCAGGCCCGACCGCCGCAATCCCTGGGTATGGGTGCCGACGCTCTATATGGCGGAAGGCATTCCCTACATCCTGGTCACGACGGTCTCGGTGATCCTTTACAAAAACCTCGGGATTTCCAATACGGACATCGCTCTCTACACAAGCTGGCTCTACCTGCCCTGGGTCATCAAACCTCTTTGGAGCCCCCTGGTGGACATGATCCGGACCAAAAGGCTCTGGATTGTGCTCATGCAACTGCTCGTGGGGGGGGCGCTGGCCTGCGTCGCCCTGACGATCCCGGCTTCCGATTTTTTCCGCTATACCCTGGCCTTCTTCTGGATTCTGGCCTTCAGCTCGGCCACCCACGACATCGCCGCGGACGGTTTCTACATGCTCGGGCTGGAGCAGTATCAGCAGGCGGCCTTTGTGGGCGTGCGCACCATATTCTACCGGATCGCCGTCATCGCCGCCAAGGGCATCCTCGTCGTCTTCGCCGGCCACCTGCAATCCAGCGGTTTCAGCGTGACGACGGCCTGGTCGGTCAGCTTTTTCCTGGGAGCGGCCATCTTCCTGGCCTTCGCCCTTTATCACGCCTTTGTCCTTCCCTGGCCTTCATCGGACGCGCCCGCTCCCCGTGCGACGGCATCTCCGCGCGCAATGGCGGATGTTCTGGACATTTTCGCCCTCTTTTTCCGCAAAAAGGAAATCATTGTCATCATCGCCTTTTTCCTTTTTTACCGTTTTGCCGAAGCGCAACTGATCAAGATGGTCGCCCCCTTCCTCCTGGACCCCCGCACGCAGGGCGGTCTGGGACTGACTACCGGCGAAGTGGGAGTCGTTTACGGGACCGTCGGCGCGATCGCCCTGATGCTGGGCGGACTTCTTGGAGGTTACGCCATCTCCCGCCAGGGGTTGAAATTCTGGTTGTGGCCCATGGTCGTGATCATGCACCTGCCCGTTCTGGTTTTTGTCTATCTATCCCTGGCCCAGCCGGAGAACCGGCTGATCATCAATGCCGCCGTCGCCGTGGAGCAGTTCGGCTACGGGTTCGGCTTCACGGCTTATTCACTTTACATGATCATGGTCTCCGAAGGCCCTTACAAGACAGTGCACTACGCCCTCGGTACGGGAATCATGGCCCTGGGGATGATGATCCCAGGGATGACCAGTGGCTGGCTGCAGGAGCGGCTCGGCTATCCCGCCTTTTTCCTCTGGATCTCCCTCTCGACGATCCCCGGCTTTATCGTCGCGGCGCTGGTGAAAATTGACCCGAATTACGGACGGAAGGCATAG
- a CDS encoding aminoglycoside phosphotransferase family protein — MKIPDTDTADLHRRLVDFALQTLALPPETALNISPLTKGGSDRSFYRLIYKIDNTSEGAPMDVGGTCSVIAMHYNPERRENTVYADIAQFLLELRVAAATVLAHDPEACFVVMEDLGDEDLWSCRNENWLSRRDLYAETLRHAHKLHRYFHDDRGIPLPALMEGYDAALYRWEQRYFLKEFVEPVCGINLSPAEEEALEKELAELAIRLLSKSDTGLVHRDLQSQNVIIHERTPVLIDFQGLRTGSPFYDLGSLLYDPYVSLTTQERMELLEFYYALSPQVLKWPDFVTLFYEGSAQRLMQALGAYGFLGHRNGRADFRAHIPPGLHHLLDAVSRTSSLPRLRALTVRCLTVLNLGM; from the coding sequence ATGAAGATCCCCGATACAGATACTGCGGACCTGCACCGAAGACTTGTCGATTTCGCCCTGCAGACACTCGCTCTTCCCCCGGAAACGGCGCTGAACATCAGTCCGCTCACCAAGGGCGGTTCGGATCGCTCCTTTTACCGCCTCATCTATAAAATCGACAACACAAGCGAAGGCGCCCCCATGGATGTCGGTGGGACATGTTCTGTGATTGCCATGCATTACAATCCGGAACGCCGGGAAAACACCGTTTATGCCGATATTGCCCAATTCCTGCTGGAGTTGAGGGTAGCCGCAGCGACGGTTCTGGCCCATGATCCGGAAGCCTGCTTCGTGGTCATGGAAGATCTGGGAGATGAAGATCTGTGGAGCTGCCGCAATGAAAACTGGCTGAGCCGCCGCGATCTGTATGCAGAGACTCTCAGGCATGCCCATAAGCTCCATCGATATTTTCATGACGACAGGGGAATTCCCCTCCCCGCATTAATGGAAGGGTATGACGCGGCTCTTTATCGATGGGAACAGAGGTATTTCCTGAAAGAATTTGTGGAACCCGTCTGCGGAATCAACCTCTCGCCTGCCGAAGAAGAGGCCCTGGAAAAGGAGCTGGCAGAGCTCGCCATACGCCTGCTGTCGAAATCGGACACCGGTCTGGTCCATCGGGATCTGCAGTCGCAGAATGTGATAATCCACGAACGGACGCCGGTGCTGATCGATTTTCAGGGGCTGCGGACGGGATCGCCCTTTTATGATCTCGGTTCCCTCCTCTACGACCCTTACGTATCGCTGACAACGCAAGAGCGCATGGAACTTCTCGAATTTTACTATGCCCTGTCCCCTCAGGTCCTGAAATGGCCGGATTTCGTAACCCTTTTTTATGAAGGTTCGGCCCAGCGCCTCATGCAGGCCCTGGGCGCTTACGGTTTTCTGGGCCACCGGAACGGACGGGCGGATTTCCGGGCCCACATCCCCCCCGGTCTCCATCATCTCCTGGATGCCGTCTCCCGCACATCCTCCCTGCCCCGCCTCCGGGCTTTGACCGTCCGCTGTCTCACCGTCCTGAACCTTGGAATGTAA
- a CDS encoding UvrD-helicase domain-containing protein, with protein sequence MQLTEKQTKIMDAEGHVLVTGGPGSGKTTISILKAAQIAGCGLRPDQKILFLSFARATVSRVVEAIEYEQQIPHEQKKRIDVETYHSFFWRILKAHGYLVGLPRQLSILTPPSEAIELSTIRSGYAPASKLNNAEKAEKRAREDAERLRLARIEGCVCFDLFAQYTGDILQGSKRIRKLIATMYPVIILDEFQDTNVEQWRVVQALGEHSILLALADPEQRIYDWIGADPKRLSHFKDAFAPTEVDLSTDNHRSAGIDIVAFGNDILTGKFREEPYRGVQIDVYTPNFNQAFSALVTTTYKARKRLINSGREDCSLAILVPTKKMTRLVSDSFRSPLAGMTKIPHAAAIETEAAILGAEIIAFLMQPDMDGSHFKHFIDLLRNYFHGKGGDNPTKADLKEAENIQKAYNDWRSRQAAGKDINKRSILIAIIAVYGTTRKIVLTGDPDKDWRAVRNILEEGACPRLKRVAEEVRNIRLLERGTQLRQELSQDWRDKGAYDNALRITQQAFVREHFSTNANPESGVVVMNMHKAKGKQFDEVIIFEGWPIKRKGQPPYNADRIVRYNSRKHDSDQSRQNLRVSITRGKFHATILTPKGDPCILLIGEG encoded by the coding sequence ATGCAACTAACTGAGAAACAGACAAAGATCATGGACGCCGAAGGGCACGTCCTCGTCACGGGAGGACCTGGCTCCGGTAAGACTACTATTTCTATTCTCAAGGCAGCGCAAATCGCTGGATGCGGTCTACGTCCAGATCAGAAAATTCTGTTTCTCAGTTTTGCCCGTGCGACCGTTTCAAGGGTTGTTGAAGCCATTGAATATGAGCAACAGATTCCGCACGAGCAGAAGAAACGGATCGATGTCGAGACGTATCATTCGTTTTTTTGGCGTATTCTCAAAGCGCATGGTTATCTAGTCGGCTTACCGAGGCAGCTCTCCATCCTCACACCACCAAGCGAAGCTATAGAGCTTTCGACGATTCGGAGTGGTTATGCGCCAGCGTCCAAACTGAATAATGCTGAGAAAGCCGAGAAGCGTGCAAGGGAAGACGCGGAACGTCTGAGACTCGCACGGATTGAGGGTTGCGTCTGCTTTGACCTTTTCGCGCAGTATACTGGGGATATCCTGCAGGGGAGCAAGCGCATCCGTAAGCTGATCGCCACCATGTATCCAGTCATCATCCTTGACGAATTTCAGGACACAAATGTCGAGCAGTGGCGCGTCGTGCAGGCGCTTGGTGAGCACAGCATATTACTCGCCCTCGCTGATCCTGAGCAGCGCATATATGACTGGATCGGGGCTGACCCTAAACGCTTAAGCCACTTCAAAGACGCATTCGCGCCAACCGAGGTGGACCTCAGCACTGATAATCACCGCAGTGCCGGCATCGATATCGTTGCGTTCGGCAATGACATTCTTACGGGCAAGTTCCGGGAAGAGCCCTACAGGGGAGTGCAAATCGATGTCTATACTCCAAATTTCAATCAGGCTTTTTCTGCTCTAGTTACTACCACTTACAAAGCCAGAAAACGTCTCATCAATAGTGGTCGAGAGGATTGTTCTTTAGCCATCCTCGTGCCTACGAAAAAGATGACTCGCCTTGTCTCGGATAGCTTTCGGTCACCCCTTGCAGGTATGACCAAGATTCCTCATGCGGCCGCCATCGAGACGGAGGCCGCCATCTTGGGAGCCGAGATAATCGCCTTCCTGATGCAGCCCGATATGGACGGCAGCCACTTCAAGCACTTTATCGACCTGTTGCGCAACTATTTTCATGGTAAGGGGGGCGACAACCCAACAAAGGCCGACCTCAAGGAGGCCGAGAATATCCAGAAGGCATATAATGACTGGCGCTCCCGGCAAGCGGCCGGAAAGGACATCAACAAGAGAAGCATCCTTATCGCCATTATCGCTGTTTATGGTACGACGCGCAAGATAGTGCTCACAGGGGATCCTGACAAAGATTGGCGTGCAGTTAGGAACATTTTGGAAGAGGGCGCCTGCCCTCGTCTTAAAAGAGTTGCGGAAGAAGTCCGAAATATCCGCCTTCTGGAACGCGGCACACAGTTAAGACAAGAGCTTTCACAAGACTGGCGCGACAAGGGTGCCTATGACAATGCTCTCAGGATCACCCAACAGGCTTTTGTACGGGAACATTTTTCCACTAACGCCAATCCTGAATCTGGTGTTGTGGTAATGAACATGCACAAGGCTAAGGGCAAGCAGTTCGACGAGGTGATTATCTTTGAAGGTTGGCCGATTAAACGGAAGGGACAACCTCCATACAATGCCGACCGTATTGTTCGGTACAACTCACGAAAGCATGATAGCGACCAATCTCGTCAGAATCTTCGAGTTAGCATAACGAGAGGAAAGTTTCATGCCACGATCTTAACTCCTAAGGGTGACCCTTGTATCCTTCTTATTGGTGAGGGTTGA